A stretch of DNA from candidate division WOR-3 bacterium:
TTCTTTTCCCAGTTCACCAGGCCATAATCTAATAGCACTTTCGTAATACTTCTTTCTTTCATAGAAATTACTGTATATAATAAAAAGTAAATTTTTTAGTTTTCTCTGTGGTTCAAGATTACCTTTAATAATATCCTCAATTTTAACATAAAACTTTTCAATCTCATATCTTATTGAGGAAAGAAATAAATCCCTCTTATCTTTGAAATAAAGATAAACTGTTCCTTTTGCAATACCAGCTTTTTCAGCAATATCCTCTATTCGGGCATTGTAAAAACCTTTTTCAAGAAATACCGATATTGCACTTTCAAGAATTTTATTCTTATTTTCCATTATGACTGACCGTTCAGTCATTATTATACAATTTTAAAAATAAAAATTCAAGTATCTATTTTGAATTTATTTTTTAGAATTTAAACCTATTTTTGGACAGAAAGGTTCAACAGGACAAATTTTGCAAAGAGGTTTTAAAGGTTTACATATTCCCTGTCCAAATGCTACAAGTGTTCTATTTATTCTACTCCAGTATTCCCTTGGGAAAATCTCTTTTAATTTTTCTTCGGTTTCTTCTCTCTTTTTTGTGCTTACCCAACCCAGCCTGTTTGAAATTCTGTGAACATGTGTATCAACACATATTTCATCCTTTTTAAAAATCTCTATCAAAATTAAATTCGCAACCTTTCTTCCAACTCCTGGTAATTTTA
This window harbors:
- a CDS encoding TetR/AcrR family transcriptional regulator; this translates as MTERSVIMENKNKILESAISVFLEKGFYNARIEDIAEKAGIAKGTVYLYFKDKRDLFLSSIRYEIEKFYVKIEDIIKGNLEPQRKLKNLLFIIYSNFYERKKYYESAIRLWPGELGKEIIKTILPYLRRILKGIGSVLKEGENLKVFSIHQNIYSDSVMILGIIRAASMAEDFFGKRLSFEKAWNYIKKILDIKEGG